One Pyrus communis chromosome 13, drPyrComm1.1, whole genome shotgun sequence genomic window carries:
- the LOC137713467 gene encoding uncharacterized protein isoform X2 translates to MLSKKQVFLAPCFTFSRWFEMLITRLDEPLSWPLRIYMEDKNRDQSVPVANSNDLRQHFEFAHAIVVAIGDNCPTAEWCSWKDVPQNVKKAVMDELLCKYTLDDHMNE, encoded by the exons ATGTTGTCCAAGAAGCAAGTCTTTTTGGCACCTTGCTTCACATTCAGCAG GTGGTTTGAAATGTTAATTACAAGGTTGGATGAACCATTGTCCTGGCCTCTAAGAATCTAT ATGGAGGATAAAAATAGGGATCAGAGTGTGCCCGTCGCCAACTCGAATGATTTGAGGCAACATTTTGAGTTCGCGCATGCGATTGTTGTAGCCATAGGGGATAATTGTCCCACTGCTGAGTGGTGTTCTTGGAAAGATGTGCCCCAAAATGTGAAGAAGGCTGTGATGGATGAACTATTA tgtaagtatactcttgatgatCATATGAacgaatag
- the LOC137713467 gene encoding uncharacterized protein isoform X1, with product MRLPTPTLKLPCSHHPLGFRLVSHPDHLVKTALQSPPYQFKHENPKSPQIPSCFSRSPPPSASIRSGSLSFGPSVQFLITNPQRTKVSYSKETYHGQRNLPMLSKKQVFLAPCFTFSRWFEMLITRLDEPLSWPLRIYMEDKNRDQSVPVANSNDLRQHFEFAHAIVVAIGDNCPTAEWCSWKDVPQNVKKAVMDELLCKYTLDDHMNE from the exons ATGCGACTTCCTACTCCAACTTTGAAATTACCTTGCAGTCATCACCCTCTGGGCTTTAGATTGGTTTCTCATCCCGATCATCTGGTTAAAACGGCCTTGCAGTCACCGCCCTATCAATTCAAACACGAAAACCCCAAATCTCCACAAATACCGAGTTGTTTCTCTCGCAGCCCCCCTCCTTCAGCCTCGATCCGCTCTGGCTCTCTCTCCTTCGGCCCGTCTGTTCAATTCCTAATCACAAACCCGCAACGCACCAAAG TGAGTTACAGCAAAGAAACCTACCATGGGCAAAGAAACCTTCCAATGTTGTCCAAGAAGCAAGTCTTTTTGGCACCTTGCTTCACATTCAGCAG GTGGTTTGAAATGTTAATTACAAGGTTGGATGAACCATTGTCCTGGCCTCTAAGAATCTAT ATGGAGGATAAAAATAGGGATCAGAGTGTGCCCGTCGCCAACTCGAATGATTTGAGGCAACATTTTGAGTTCGCGCATGCGATTGTTGTAGCCATAGGGGATAATTGTCCCACTGCTGAGTGGTGTTCTTGGAAAGATGTGCCCCAAAATGTGAAGAAGGCTGTGATGGATGAACTATTA tgtaagtatactcttgatgatCATATGAacgaatag
- the LOC137712174 gene encoding cation/H(+) antiporter 4-like, producing MKSLEDLLALNVTRDHQALVCISLPPNIHSSGYWRNSKVDDESPFSASRPLSVKKLSSATLSVLEEQMALAFFLTQFLHLALRSFGIPIFVTQMLAGIILGPGMLGSIWPGYEKVMYDIVSQDVMGTLTVLGYCMFLFLMGVKMDIGIVLRTGRKALYTGAGSLLVPLCIGLFTLGTRGVFLKWELEQNDLQALALAVVANAQTSFTVIACLLGDLKLLTSELGRLALSSSIVSDILGLSLRTFTKLVMSTGKEGGFFRNTIAVLGYILVVYFGARPAMYWIIRQTPKGQPVHNGYLLIILIGVLCSALFSFYFNQYLFFGPFVLGLAVPEGPPLGSSLVKCYDFMVSDILLPLFVTSNVWLMNPKDIKFKGKFAIPSLVLLIVSTLSKFGGSLLPALYCDMPLMDALGLALIMCCKGVVDLGSLSTVTKDMPLNEEIYAINVLGILMIACVVSLLLKHFNISSKKYGGYEQRNVACLKPNSELRILACIHKQNNISAVINFLDACSPTKESPISLYVLHLIEMFGQAAPIFISHRMQTKTLSNCSYSEDMLLAFLQFERDFSEAVTVQPFTAISPTKSMHEDTCTLALDRATSLIILPFHRHWTLDGSIKSDDRAIRSLNISVLERAPCSVGILINRGPLRQLALEKNSSSEAVQYKVALIFLGGEDDREALALTLRMAADPSISLTVFYLTTSRDCEATNWDRIVDLQSLREYREGFVHACGSAFYVEKIAKNGPETVAILRSILNEYDLFVVGRRKHWESPQTSGLDEWSEFPELGIIGDMLASDDFWCRSSIFVVQQQQTT from the exons ATGAAGTCTCTTGAAGATTTGTTGGCGTTAAACGTAACGCGGGACCATCAGGCCCTTGTTTGCATCTCGCTCCCTCCCAACATTCATTCGAGCGGTTATTGGAGAAATTCTAAGGTAGATGATGAGTCACCCTTTTCTGCTTCTCGTCCATTGAGCGTCAAAAAACTCTCAAGTGCTACGTTGTCAGTCCTCGAAGAGCAAATGGCTTTGGCTTTTTTCCTCACCCAGTTCCTTCATCTCGCTCTTAGGAGCTTTGGAATCCCCATCTTTGTCACTCAGATGCTG GCAGGTATAATCCTCGGTCCAGGGATGTTGGGGAGCATATGGCCTGGATACGAAAAAGTCATGTACGACATTGTGAGTCAGGACGTAATGGGGACGTTAACGGTGTTGGGTTACTGCATGTTTTTGTTTCTGATGGGAGTGAAAATGGACATCGGCATTGTACTTAGAACAGGGAGGAAGGCCTTGTACACCGGGGCTGGCTCCTTGCTAGTGCCTTTATGCATCGGTCTGTTCACTCTTGGAACCCGAGGTGTTTTTCTTAAGTGGGAGCTAGAGCAAAATGACTTACAGGCCCTTGCATTAGCCGTAGTCGCAAACGCTCAGACTTCATTTACCGTCATTGCCTGCCTCCTCGGGGACCTCAAACTCCTCACTTCGGAACTTGGCCGCTTAGCACTCTCCTCGTCTATTGTGTCTGACATTTTGGGTTTGTCTCTTCGAACTTTTACCAAACTGGTGATGAGCACTGGAAAGGAGGGCGGATTTTTTCGCAACACAATTGCCGTGCTCGGTTATATCCTTGTTGTTTACTTTGGGGCACGCCCTGCTATGTATTGGATCATCAGACAGACGCCCAAAGGCCAGCCTGTTCACAACGGCTACCTTCTTATCATCTTGATTGGGGTCTTATGCTCAGCCCTATTTTCGTTCTATTTTAATCAATATCTTTTCTTTGGCCCTTTCGTTTTGGGTTTAGCTGTCCCGGAAGGACCCCCGCTCGGCTCGTCTCTCGTCAAGTGCTACGATTTCATGGTGTCCGACATTCTTCTTCCACTCTTTGTAACCTCCAATGTGTGGCTCATGAATCCCAAAGACATCAAGTTTAAAGGAAAATTTGCAATTCCTAGTCTTGTCCTCCTCATTGTGTCTACTCTCTCCAAATTTGGAGGCAGTTTATTACCTGCACTTTACTGTGACATGCCTCTAATGGATGCTTTGGGACTCGCTCTCATAATGTGCTGCAAAGGTGTCGTGGACTTGGGCTCCTTGAGCACCGTCACCAAAGATATg CCtttgaatgaagagatttaTGCCATTAACGTACTTGGTATCCTAATGATCGCATGCGTTGTGTCATTGCTTTTGAAACACTTCAACATATCCTCAAAGAAGTATGGAGGATATGAGCAAAGAAACGTAGCGTGTTTGAAACCCAACTCAGAGCTCCGCATACTTGCATGCATTCACaagcaaaacaacatttcaGCCGTTATCAATTTTTTGGATGCCTGCAGTCCAACTAAAGAGAGCCCCATTTCCCTTTATGTTCTTCACCTCATTGAGATGTTTGGCCAAGCTGCCCCTATCTTCATTTCCCACAGAATGCAAACCAAGACACTCTCCAATTGCTCGTACTCGGAGGACATGCTTCTTGCTTTCCTTCAGTTCGAGCGGGACTTCAGTGAAGCAGTGACCGTACAACCTTTCACAGCCATTTCTCCAACCAAATCAATGCATGAGGATACATGCACCCTTGCACTTGACCGAGCCACGTCTCTCATAATACTCCCCTTCCATCGACACTGGACTCTTGATGGCTCCATCAAGTCCGATGATAGGGCTATAAGGTCTTTAAATATCAGTGTTCTCGAAAGAGCACCATGTTCTGTTGGGATTCTTATCAACCGTGGACCTCTAAGACAATTAGCACTGGAAAAAAACTCATCATCAGAAGCAGTACAATACAAAGTCGCCTTGATCTTCTTGGGAGGCGAAGACGATAGGGAGGCATTAGCCTTAACACTAAGGATGGCAGCGGATCCAAGCATCAGCCTGACCGTCTTTTATCTCACAACCTCGAGAGACTGTGAGGCCACTAACTGGGATAGGATAGTTGATTTGCAGAGCTTAAGAGAGTATAGGGAAGGCTTTGTTCATGCTTGCGGATCAGCATTTTATGTAGAGAAGATTGCAAAAAATGGACCCGAAACGGTGGCAATACTTCGGAGTATTTTGAACGAATACGACCTTTTCGTTgttggaagaagaaaacatTGGGAAAGTCCTCAAACTTCAGGGCTTGATGAATGGAGTGAATTCCCGGAGCTTGGTATTATTGGGGACATGCTTGCCTCGGACGACTTCTGGTGCAGATCTTCAATCTTTGTGgtgcaacaacaacaaaccaCATAG